One Carassius gibelio isolate Cgi1373 ecotype wild population from Czech Republic chromosome A7, carGib1.2-hapl.c, whole genome shotgun sequence DNA window includes the following coding sequences:
- the LOC128017077 gene encoding acetylcholinesterase gives MKTSDVFLMPAVLLMLLFHCCHAQSESDLIVGTRLGRVQGVRLPVPDRSHVIAFLGIPYAEPPIGKRRFKKAEPKKPWNGIFEAKDYPNACYQFIDTSYPGFQGSEMWNPNRMMSEDCLYLNVWVPPTPRPQNLAVMVWIYGGGFYSGSSSLDVYDGRYLAYSEKVVVVSMNYRVGAFGFLALNGSSEAPGNVGLLDQRLALQWVQENIHFFGGNPKQVTIFGESAGGASVGMHVLSPDSRPFFTRAIMQSGVPNTPWATVSFNEARRRATLLSKLVGCSEGNDTELVDCLRNKHPQELIDQEWQVLPYSSLFRFSFVPVIDGVFLPDTPEAMINSGNFKYTQILLGVNQDEGSYFLLYGAPGFSKDNESLISREDFLEGVKMGVPHANEIGLEAVILQYTDWMDENNPQKNRDAMDDIVGDQNVICPLQHFARSYAQHSNPHNAAPGTLGWGNSGPTSYNDDNAHGAVYLYLFDHRASNLAWPEWMGVIHGYEIEFVFGLPLEKRLNYTAEEEKLSRRIMRYWANFARTGNPNINTDGNMDSRKRWPQYTATDQKFVGLNTEQLKVHKGLRTQVCALWNRFLPRLLNITDNIDDVEQQWKVEFHRWSSYMMHWKSQFDHYSKQERCTDL, from the exons ATGAAGACCTCAGACGTTTTCCTTATGCCTGCTGTGCTCCTCATGTTACTCTTCCACTGCTGTCATGCACAGAGTGAATCCGACCTCATAGTAGGAACACGGTTGGGCCGTGTGCAGGGTGTACGCTTGCCTGTTCCAGACCGGAGTCATGTGATCGCTTTCTTGGGGATCCCATATGCTGAACCTCCTATTGGGAAGAGACGTTTCAAGAAGGCAGAACCCAAAAAACCCTGGAATGGAATCTTCGAGGCTAAAGACTACCCAAATGCCTGTTATCAGTTTATAGACACCTCTTACCCAGGCTTTCAAGGTAGCGAGATGTGGAACCCCAACAGAATGATGAGTGAGGACTGTCTTTACCTTAATGTGTGGGTACCTCCTACCCCTAGGCCGCAGAACCTTGCAGTAATGGTCTGGATATATGGTGGTGGCTTCTATAGTGGTTCCTCCTCTTTAGATGTCTATGACGGACGGTACTTGGCTTACTCCGAAAAGGTAGTGGTTGTGTCTATGAACTATCGTGTTGGAGCTTTTGGATTCCTTGCCCTCAATGGCTCATCAGAAGCACCAGGAAATGTGGGTCTCCTTGACCAGAGGTTGGCCCTCCAGTGGGTCCAAGAAAACATCCACTTCTTCGGCGGGAACCCAAAACAGGTCACCATTTTTGGAGAAAGTGCTGGGGGAGCATCAGTCGGCATGCATGTTCTGTCACCAGACAGCCGCCCATTCTTCACTCGTGCCATAATGCAGAGCGGTGTTCCTAATACCCCTTGGGCGACTGTTAGCTTTAATGAGGCCCGTCGGAGGGCCACCTTGCTGAGCAAACTTGTTGGCTGCAGTGAAGGTAATGATACTGAGTTGGTTGACTGCCTAAGGAACAAACATCCACAGGAACTAATTGATCAGGAGTGGCAAGTGCTCCCCTATAGCAGCCTGTTCCGCTTTTCCTTTGTGCCTGTCATAGATGGTGTTTTCCTTCCTGACACCCCAGAAGCCATGATTAACTCTGGTAACTTCAAATACACTCAGATCTTGTTGGGTGTAAATCAGGATGAGGGATCTTACTTCTTGCTGTATGGTGCACCGGGATTCAGTAAAGACAATGAAAGTTTGATATCTCGAGAAGACTTTCTTGAAGGTGTGAAGATGGGTGTTCCTCATGCTAATGAGATTGGCTTGGAGGCAGTTATACTTCAGTACACTGACTGGATGGATGAGAACAACCCCCAAAAGAATCGAGATGCAATGGACGACATTGTAGGAGATCAAAATGTCATCTGTCCTCTACAGCACTTTGCAAGATCATATGCTCAGCACTCTAACCCCCATAATGCCGCTCCAGGGACACTAGGCTGGGGGAACTCAGGACCAACAAGTTACAATGATGACAATGCACATG GTGCTGTGTACCTTTACCTGTTTGACCATCGAGCCTCGAACTTGGCCTGGCCTGAGTGGATGGGAGTAATCCATGGTTATGAGATTGAGTTTGTGTTTGGCCTGCCATTAGAAAAACGACTCAATTACACAGCAGAAGAAGAGAAACTCAGTCGACGAATTATGAGATACTGGGCTAATTTTGCCCGCACCGG TAATCCCAACATTAACACTGATGGCAACATGGACAGTCGGAAACGGTGGCCTCAGTATACTGCTACTGACCAAAAGTTTGTGGGCTTGAATACAGAGCAACTGAAGGTGCACAAGGGTCTAAGAACACAGGTTTGTGCTCTGTGGAACCGTTTCCTGCCTCGTCTGCTTAACATCACAG ACAACATTGATGATGTTGAGCAACAGTGGAAAGTGGAATTCCATCGCTGGAGCTCTTACATGATGCACTGGAAGAGCCAGTTCGACCATTACAGCAAGCAGGAGCGCTGCACAGACCTCTAG